In Bubalus kerabau isolate K-KA32 ecotype Philippines breed swamp buffalo chromosome 4, PCC_UOA_SB_1v2, whole genome shotgun sequence, one DNA window encodes the following:
- the SAT2 gene encoding thialysine N-epsilon-acetyltransferase, whose amino-acid sequence MAFVMIREAKEGDCGNILRLIRELAEYEKLSDQVKISEEALRADGFGETPFYHCLVAEILSAPGEPQGPCVVGYGLYYFSYSTWKGRNIYLEDIYVKPEYRGQGIGSKIIKKVAEVALDKGCSQLRLAVLDWNKRAMDLYKALGAQDLTEAEGWHCFRFEGEAMRELAGK is encoded by the exons ATGGCTTTCGTGATGATCCGAGAAGCCAAGGAGGGAGATTGTGGAAATATCCTGAGGCTGATTCGG GAACTCGCGGAGTACGAGAAACTCTCAGACCAAGTGAAGATCAGTGAAGAAG CCCTGAGAGCAGATGGCTTTGGAGAGACTCCTTTCTATCACTGTTTGGTGGCAGAGATTCTTTCTGCACCAGGGGAGCCACAGG GGCCCTGTGTGGTGGGCTATGGCCTGTATTACTTCAGCTACAGCACATGGAAGGGACGAAATATTTATCTAGAAGACATCTATGTGAAGCCAGAATATCGAG GTCAAGGGATTGGTTCCAAAATAATCAAAAAAGTGGCTGAG GTGGCTTTGGATAAGGGCTGCTCCCAGTTACGCCTGGCAGTCCTGGACTGGAACAAGAGGGCTATGGACTTGTACAAGGCCCTTGGAGCCCAAGATCTGACAGAAGCTGAGGGCTGGCACTGCTTTCGCTTTGAAGGAGAGGCAATGAGGGagttggcaggaaagtga
- the SHBG gene encoding sex hormone-binding globulin isoform X1, which yields MWKAAFPHAFAPESLEAKRGPQLIMVSRGPLAIWHGLLLLLLLPLPSHGGPALRPPLPSQTAEDSPALHLSNGPGQEPVTIMTFNLTKITKISSSFEFRTWDPEGVIFYGDTNPKNDWFMLGLRDGRPEIQLHNHWAQLTVSAGPRLDDGRWHQMEVKIHGDSLLLRVDGVEVLRLRQVFGQQANNSQLIMRIALGGLLFPASDLRLPLVPALDACLRQDDWLDQQAQTSASVPTSVRSCAVESQSGIFFPPGTGAEFGLQEIPRPHAEPWAFSLDLALQLAAGSGCLLALGTPENPSWLSIHLQDQKVVLSSGSGPGLDLPLVLGLPLQLNLTVSGVVLSQGAKKEILALPPTGPGSLLDLWVQPQGRLFLGALPGEATSASFCLDGLWAQGQSLDMDRAQSRSLNIWTHSCPQNPGNGSDTTH from the exons ATGTGGAAGGCTGCCTTCCCCCACGCATTTGCCCCAGAGTCATTGGAGGCTAAAAGAGGACCGCAGCTGATTATGGTGAGCAGAGGTCCACTGGCCATTTGGCAcgggctactgctgctgctgttgctaccaCTTCCAAGCCACGGAGGACCGGCCCTGAGACCTCCTCTCCCCAGCCAG ACAGCTGAAGACTCTCCTGCTCTGCACCTCAGCAATGGTCCTGGACAAGAACCTGTTACCATTATGACCTTTAACCTCACCAAGATCACAAA aatctcctcctcttttgagTTTCGGACTTGGGATCCAGAGGGAGTCATTTTTTATGGTGATACCAACCCAAAGAATGACTGGTTTATGCTGGGGCTTCGGGATGGCAGGCCTGAAATCCAGCTTCATAATCACTGGGCTCAGCTTACAGTGAGTGCTGGACCCCGGCTGGACGATGGGAGGTGGCACCAG ATGGAAGTGAAGATCCATGGGGATTCCTTGCTACTTAGGGTGGATGGGGTGGAGGTGCTGCGTCTGAGACAGGTCTTTGGACAACAGGCCAACAATTCCCAGCTCATCATGAGGATTGCACTGGGAGGACTGTTGTTCCCTGCCTCCGACCTCCGATTGCCG CTGGTCCCTGCCCTGGATGCCTGCCTGCGCCAGGATGACTGGCTGGACCAACAGGCCCAGACCTCGGCATCTGTCCCCACTAGTGTCAGAAGCTGTGCTGTAGAGTCTCAATCTGGAATATTCTTCCCTCCAGGGACTGGTGCAGAATTTGGTCTCCAAG AAATTCCTCGGCCTCATGCAGAGCCCTGGGCTTTCTCCTTGGACCTGGCACTCCAGCTGGCAGCAGGTTCAGGCTGCCTCCTTGCTCTTGGGACGCCAGAAAACCCTTCTTGGCTCAGCATCCACCTCCAAGATCAA AAAGTGGTGTTGTCTTCTGGGTCGGGGCCAGGGCTGGATCTGCCCCTCGTCTTGGGGCTCCCTCTTCAGCTGAACTTGACTGTGTCCGGGGTGGTTTTGAGCCAGGGGGCAAAGAAGGAGATCCTTGCTCTGCCTCCCACGGGCCCTGGCTCCCTCCTTGATCTCTGGGTCCAGCCGCAGGGGCGTCTCTTCCTAGGGGCTTTGCCAG GAGAGGCCACTTCTGCCTCCTTTTGCTTGGATGGCCTTTGGGCACAAGGCCAGAGTCTGGACATGGACCGGGCCCAGAGCAGAAGCCTGAACATCTGGACTCACAGCTGTCCCCAGAACCCAGGCAATGGCAGTGACACCACCCATTAA
- the SHBG gene encoding sex hormone-binding globulin isoform X2, translated as MWKAAFPHAFAPESLEAKRGPQLIMVSRGPLAIWHGLLLLLLLPLPSHGGPALRPPLPSQTAEDSPALHLSNGPGQEPVTIMTFNLTKITKISSSFEFRTWDPEGVIFYGDTNPKNDWFMLGLRDGRPEIQLHNHWAQLTVSAGPRLDDGRWHQMEVKIHGDSLLLRVDGVEVLRLRQVFGQQANNSQLIMRIALGGLLFPASDLRLPLVPALDACLRQDDWLDQQAQTSASVPTSVRSCAVESQSGIFFPPGTGAEFGLQEIPRPHAEPWAFSLDLALQLAAGSGCLLALGTPENPSWLSIHLQDQERPLLPPFAWMAFGHKARVWTWTGPRAEA; from the exons ATGTGGAAGGCTGCCTTCCCCCACGCATTTGCCCCAGAGTCATTGGAGGCTAAAAGAGGACCGCAGCTGATTATGGTGAGCAGAGGTCCACTGGCCATTTGGCAcgggctactgctgctgctgttgctaccaCTTCCAAGCCACGGAGGACCGGCCCTGAGACCTCCTCTCCCCAGCCAG ACAGCTGAAGACTCTCCTGCTCTGCACCTCAGCAATGGTCCTGGACAAGAACCTGTTACCATTATGACCTTTAACCTCACCAAGATCACAAA aatctcctcctcttttgagTTTCGGACTTGGGATCCAGAGGGAGTCATTTTTTATGGTGATACCAACCCAAAGAATGACTGGTTTATGCTGGGGCTTCGGGATGGCAGGCCTGAAATCCAGCTTCATAATCACTGGGCTCAGCTTACAGTGAGTGCTGGACCCCGGCTGGACGATGGGAGGTGGCACCAG ATGGAAGTGAAGATCCATGGGGATTCCTTGCTACTTAGGGTGGATGGGGTGGAGGTGCTGCGTCTGAGACAGGTCTTTGGACAACAGGCCAACAATTCCCAGCTCATCATGAGGATTGCACTGGGAGGACTGTTGTTCCCTGCCTCCGACCTCCGATTGCCG CTGGTCCCTGCCCTGGATGCCTGCCTGCGCCAGGATGACTGGCTGGACCAACAGGCCCAGACCTCGGCATCTGTCCCCACTAGTGTCAGAAGCTGTGCTGTAGAGTCTCAATCTGGAATATTCTTCCCTCCAGGGACTGGTGCAGAATTTGGTCTCCAAG AAATTCCTCGGCCTCATGCAGAGCCCTGGGCTTTCTCCTTGGACCTGGCACTCCAGCTGGCAGCAGGTTCAGGCTGCCTCCTTGCTCTTGGGACGCCAGAAAACCCTTCTTGGCTCAGCATCCACCTCCAAGATCAA GAGAGGCCACTTCTGCCTCCTTTTGCTTGGATGGCCTTTGGGCACAAGGCCAGAGTCTGGACATGGACCGGGCCCAGAGCAGAAGCCTGA